From Lolium perenne isolate Kyuss_39 chromosome 5, Kyuss_2.0, whole genome shotgun sequence, a single genomic window includes:
- the LOC127304678 gene encoding uncharacterized protein, with amino-acid sequence MQDPIASQVAGGEANPPSLAYLEPFARLVKLVGRAFYGEIGFKGDALTTCSDSENAGIAVVILDALTRYQWVEEDMLARSLKITKKRCLAILRHFEAERFLRRKKQSITVDRAVAAAVAPDTNTFRFYCCLDYPKICDIIRFKLNGMKEKLKCRLGGVKEVQAFICLDCQRRYSSFDVMHLSSIEDYFRCENCSGKVLEEIDVELSETAGDGRKRRRTAVVDLLRRMEVQLAPLVSQLDSIQKLGIPEFPYLDVDENNAVHNDLSSSSAQGAVRFLEETTVDKADAKVTELKILPEWMIKDGMISKNSSIDDVSVPDKDIQEAFAKAYREAVNKVLAQK; translated from the exons ATGCAGGACCCGATCGCTTCTCAAGTCGCGGGAGGTGAAGCGAACCCTCCGTCCTTAGCCTACCTCGAGCCCTTCGCGAG ACTCGTCAAACTGGTTGGGCGTGCCTTCTACGGCGAGATTGGGTTTAAGGGTGATGCTTTGACCACCTGCTCGGACTCGGAGAACGCTGGCATAGCCGTGGTTATCCTGGACGCCCTTACCAG ATACCAGTGGGTGGAAGAAGATATGTTGGCAAGATCACTTAAGATCACTAAAAAGAGATGCCTCGCAATCCTTCGCCACTTTGAAGCTGAGAGATTCTTGAGAAGGAAGAAACAG TCAATTACAGTAGACCGGGCAGTAGCAGCAGCTGTTGCTCCTGATACAAATACTTTCAGATTCTATTGCTGCTTAGATTATCCCAAG ATATGTGATATCATAAGGTTCAAGTTAAATGGCATGAAGGAAAAGCTTAAGTGTCGATTGGGTGGTGTAAAAGAAGTCCAGGCTTTCATATGCCTGGACTGTCAAAGAAG GTACTCATCATTTGATGTAATGCATCTTTCGAGCATTGAAGACTACTTCCGATGCGAGAATTGCTCAGGAAAAGTACTGGAGGAAATTGATGTGGAATTAAGTGAGACGGCTGGGGATGGAAGAAAGAGAAGGAGGACTGCAGTGGTGGATTTGCTCAGAAGAATGGAG GTTCAGTTAGCACCCCTGGTGTCCCAGCTCGATTCGATACAGAAGTTGGGTATTCCTGAGTTCCCATATCTGGACGTGGATGAGAACAATGCAGTGCATAATGATCTGTCATCGAGCAGTGCACAAGGCGCTGTCAGGTTCCTTGAGGAGACCACG GTCGATAAAGCAGATGCAAAAGTTACAGAGTTAAAAATCCTGCCAGAGTGGATGATTAAAGATGGCATGATAAGCAAAAACTCTTCAATTGATGACGTCTCAGTTCCCGACAAGGACATTCAG GAAGCATTTGCGAAAGCATATCGTGAGGCCGTGAACAAAGTATTAGCTCAGAAGTAG